The region GACCTTGGAAACAGTGGTTAAAAGGACAGTCTCCactgatttgtttatttggatgtttttaacttcatcacaaatgtattttataagTAGATGGAGTTTGTTCTGGGGCTACAAACTCCTTTACTCTGTGTCAGTGTTGGTGCCCCCTGTAGACAAACCAGTACATCTCATCTTCCTTCTTATTTGTCCTGCACATGAGTAACTTGTGTATTTTAACTAAAAATCTCATCCTTCTGTCTTTCATCAGTCAAATGAATGTATcactcattaaaaacatttgtagcTTGTTTCAGTAGCATGTTGTCAATAACTTAGTCTGACACCTACCACTGCTGCAGaggtttcaggcattaaaaacaactattttaaaTTAATCAATGTCGTCACTGATGGTCCCACTTGCTTCTGTAGCTCATAAAGAAGCATCTGTacttatttcagtctgtttgagaaccagcaaaaaaaaaaatccaaacaggagctttaagcatCTTCAATTACATTACAGCTGAGAAAACTTTTAGTCCAGGATGAAGACATTGCCTAAAAGATTGAACACCCTGGAACAAACAAGTGGAGCTTGAGTTAAGATTTCTTGTTCATAGTATACTGATGATAATCAGTTGGCCTTCTAGTGACTCTGGTGTTTCTATGTTCAAATGGGCTAAAAGAACAACGTTCccaaaaaagaggaaattatttcaaattcagcttaaaaatgtctcaaaaagAGGCAATGTAGTTATTATTTAAGGTCTGTTTGGGGTCAGTGTTGAATAAAGGTTAACTAAGGGGTCAAGATATGAATAAGTGGTTAATGTACATTATAAGTGAAGGTTGCCAGAGTGTAGAAAAGCAGGGAATAGTTGTGATTATGGTCTTAATAAAATGAATTTAAGGTCAAATTCTTTGGACATACACTGATCATTTTCACTCCAGGCTCTGCGCCGTGAGGACATGTTTGTCACATCCAAACTGTGGAACACCAAACATGAGCCAGAGGATGTGGAGGAGGCATGCAGGACCAGTCTAACCCACCTGGGTCTGTCCTACCTGGACCTGTACCTTATGCACTGGCCAATGGCATTTCAGTGAGcagctgcaaacaaaaacattgatgtAGAATAATGACTGGGGACTTAAATGtatcacaggagtgtgtgtttggatgtttcAGGAGAGGAAAGGATTTGATGCCTCGACGAGAAGACGGCAGTATTTGTTACTCAGACACACACTACAGAGACACCTGGGCAGCCATGGAGAGCCTGGTCGATAAAGGTCTTGTCAGAGCTCTAGGAGTGTCCAACTTTAATGCCAGACagactgatgacatcatcagagtgGCCAGACACAAACCTGTGGTGAACCAGgtacaaagtgaaaaaataaattcatttaaaaatgtttcatggaTATGAGACATTCAGAAATAGGCTGAAAATTGGTCTGAATGTTTGCACTTATATGCCTCAGGTGGAATGCCATCCTTACATATCTCAGGCAGATCTCCTGTCTCACTGCCGGTAGGTTAAAATGCAgttgaaacatttttgatgaaGCAATTTATTGTCTTAGAGACAGTCTGTATAAAATATTAACAGTGCTCATACCTCCTCCTCAGGTCAGTGGGGGTTTGTGTGACAGCCTACAGTCCTCTGGGCAGCGGGGACAGACCCTGGGCTTCTCCTGATGAACCAACCCTGCTGCAGGATCCTCGACTGGGAGACATCGCTCAGAGGTACCAGAAAACCCCTGCCCAGCTCATTCTCAGGTAAGGGGAATAAAAACCTTCAACTCCATGGCAAATTGTAAGCTCAGATGTTTatacaaataatacaaagtCAGATCCACACAGTGACCTCTTTGACTGATTACCGTTTCTGCAGGTGGCATGTTCAGCGGGGCGTCGTGTGTATCCCTAAAAGTGTGACACCCTCTAGGATCCAGCAAAACCTGCAGGTGTTTGActtttccctgtcagaggaTGACATGAAACTGATGGAATCCTTCAACCACAATGAGCGCTTCATCGTCCCAACAGTGGAGGTGAGTGATCTCGCATCAGCAATATTAAACACTACTCCTTTCCCAGACAGAGCGGATATCATACCAATGACCTGAACTTATATACAGAACATACAGCAGCCTGCTCAGTCCAGATTTAGACTCACTGGTGACACCGCATGGCTGAAACATCAGCCCATTTTAGATCTCCATCAATCTCTGATATGGTCATGGGATATTCTGTCCTAAGAGAGCTAGACTTTAGGAATTTAGGTCAAAGATTGTCATGTTTAATGTAAACAGACCCTTAAACAGTTCTAACAGGTTTACTgaatggttttctttttttaaacagagagaTGGCAAGAGAGTGTGGAGAGATGCCGAACATCCTCACTTTCCCTTCAATGATGCTTACtgaggcaacacacacacaaaatgcaaaGTTGTGTAGCGAAGATGATCGTTACATTGCTGATTGAATTAAGATAATatcaacttttcattttttttgtctatggGATGAATGGCATtcattaaataatgattttaagTGATTCAGTTTACCAAAAAAAGAATTGTCACACTGGCTTGTACACTGAGTTTGTAGTGAAGACTGAAAGGGAGACTTCTCTATTCCCTTCACTGCCACAGTGACACTCTGTGGTCAATAACAGAATTGCAGCTGCATGGGATGATCAAATAGTGGCTGAATCTTTCAgagattaaatatttgtatttcaagAGCATACTCACAATGAATCCCTGTTGCAGTATTGTTCTCAGATGTAAAGTTTCAATCGTGATTCTCTTATCAAAGATAAATAACTCTTTCAGAATCAGGAACAATTAAGATGTGCATTTATTGTGATGTAACCAGTAGGAGACTGTCTGCATTTCAATCTGGCTTCTCTGTCCCTGATAACTGAATataccaaataaaaaaagaacacatttagatcttctgcatcattttaaaatgtcaagttGATTTGCGCTTGATTATCAGAAAGTGAATCTAACACAGGATACATATGGCATCGATATTATTGTAAATCAGACTGAATGTACTataactcaataaaaaaaggttcagaCGCAGAATAACACTTCCATTTTGtgagattttattttcaacaacataACCTTGACAAATTTGTAATACATTATATGctactgtttatttaaaaaaaaaaaaagaggaagtcattagcaatatgtt is a window of Labrus mixtus chromosome 5, fLabMix1.1, whole genome shotgun sequence DNA encoding:
- the akr1a1a gene encoding aldo-keto reductase family 1 member A1-A; this encodes MSSFVTLSTGQRMPMVGLGTWKSAPGQVKQAVLAALDCGYRHIDCAAAYSNEQEVGQALAVRVGPGKALRREDMFVTSKLWNTKHEPEDVEEACRTSLTHLGLSYLDLYLMHWPMAFQRGKDLMPRREDGSICYSDTHYRDTWAAMESLVDKGLVRALGVSNFNARQTDDIIRVARHKPVVNQVECHPYISQADLLSHCRSVGVCVTAYSPLGSGDRPWASPDEPTLLQDPRLGDIAQRYQKTPAQLILRWHVQRGVVCIPKSVTPSRIQQNLQVFDFSLSEDDMKLMESFNHNERFIVPTVERDGKRVWRDAEHPHFPFNDAY